The following are from one region of the Nostoc cf. commune SO-36 genome:
- a CDS encoding glycosyltransferase, producing MKTNSSSSLLTVPTGLLKISELPPNDTSTSAESIYLSLVIPTYKERDNIKNVVSILSQLLDESILGNYELIVVDDDSPDRTWEIAQSLMTEYPQLRVMRRQQERGLSSAVIRGWQAATGNVLGVIDGDLQHPPEVLTQLLRSVEQGADLAVASRHVDGGGVSSWSVVRRLLSRGAQMLGLVILPGVVGRVSDPMSGYFMVRRSAIANATLNPVGYKILLEVIGRGKVDQVAEVGYVFRERKEGESKVTWKQYIDYIHHLVRLRLSTGRVGQLRRNVNFPVGRFFRFGLVGFSGVFVDLTVFHLLRTVINLGLTRSTILSAGVAIINNFLWNDLWTFGDISQRQRNPHQRFKRFLKFSAICLAGVILQALIINFLYNVLGINQYLAKLIAIAVATIWNFWVNLKLSWRVTDVK from the coding sequence ATGAAGACAAACTCATCCAGCTCACTGTTAACAGTACCAACTGGGCTACTCAAGATTTCAGAGTTGCCTCCTAATGATACAAGTACAAGTGCTGAATCTATCTATCTATCTCTAGTAATTCCTACTTATAAAGAGCGTGACAACATCAAAAATGTAGTCAGCATATTGAGTCAGTTACTAGATGAATCCATTCTAGGAAACTATGAACTAATAGTGGTAGACGATGATAGCCCAGACCGAACTTGGGAGATAGCACAATCCTTGATGACAGAATACCCACAGTTGCGGGTGATGCGTCGCCAACAGGAACGCGGGCTATCTTCAGCAGTGATTCGTGGGTGGCAAGCAGCTACGGGGAACGTGTTGGGGGTGATTGATGGAGATTTACAGCATCCACCAGAGGTGCTGACGCAGCTGTTGCGTAGCGTTGAGCAGGGAGCAGATTTGGCAGTAGCCAGCCGCCATGTGGACGGAGGTGGTGTCAGTAGCTGGAGTGTTGTTAGACGTTTGTTGTCTCGTGGCGCTCAGATGTTAGGCTTGGTGATTTTACCGGGGGTAGTGGGCAGAGTTTCCGACCCCATGAGTGGTTATTTTATGGTGCGCCGGAGTGCGATCGCCAATGCAACACTCAATCCTGTAGGATACAAAATTCTCCTAGAAGTAATTGGGCGGGGAAAGGTAGACCAAGTTGCTGAGGTTGGGTACGTGTTTCGTGAACGTAAAGAGGGCGAGAGTAAAGTGACATGGAAGCAATACATAGATTACATCCACCACTTAGTGCGATTGCGACTTTCTACAGGGAGAGTAGGACAATTGAGGAGAAATGTCAATTTCCCCGTTGGTCGATTCTTCCGGTTTGGGTTGGTTGGCTTTAGTGGAGTATTTGTGGATCTAACGGTGTTTCACTTGCTGCGTACTGTGATTAACTTAGGTTTAACTCGTAGTACGATTCTTTCGGCCGGAGTGGCAATCATAAATAATTTCTTATGGAATGATTTATGGACTTTTGGTGATATTTCTCAGAGGCAACGTAATCCGCATCAACGTTTCAAGCGATTCTTGAAGTTCAGTGCTATCTGTTTAGCAGGAGTTATATTACAAGCTCTAATAATCAACTTTCTCTATAATGTCTTGGGGATAAATCAGTATTTAGCTAAGTTGATAGCGATCGCAGTTGCTACGATCTGGAATTTCTGGGTTAATTTGAAACTTAGCTGGCGTGTCACCGATGTGAAATAA
- a CDS encoding 3-oxoacyl-ACP synthase III family protein, with protein MAQHAVGIRSLAVSLPSIRHNNDYYREKYPELVAQAEQKSLGKWFSLDGSIPRNEFDLEMVPYLSDPFRGTVQRWVLSTKESPLMLQCRAVKDTLAAAKLSLEDVDLMLVASVWPEQIGFGDAAFLARELGFQGAAWNIDASCGSTLIALQTAYALVSAEQYHKVLVVISCSYSHFVPEHDTASWFLSDGAGAFVVSKLESNQGILGIKTVHAGALCDLIYPAIVKDIHGNLQVRMQVSKDANRLTRETAVEFLRTCCEGAINAAGVTLEQIDFFIFNTPTAWFARFCTSVLGINPERTIDLYSQYANIGPVLTVVNMYHAVQLGKIGENDLVLVYGFGAAGAASASVMRWGKVALGSAPIHKIESDLAVTSSRDRSKAFSF; from the coding sequence ATGGCACAACACGCAGTAGGTATTCGCTCACTGGCGGTGAGTTTACCCAGCATTAGACATAACAACGATTACTACAGAGAAAAATACCCCGAATTGGTTGCTCAAGCAGAGCAAAAAAGTTTAGGAAAATGGTTCTCTCTAGATGGCTCCATCCCTAGAAATGAGTTTGACTTAGAGATGGTGCCCTATTTATCAGATCCCTTTCGGGGGACTGTCCAACGATGGGTACTCAGTACAAAAGAGTCACCACTGATGCTACAGTGCCGCGCAGTAAAAGATACCCTTGCGGCTGCAAAGCTTTCTTTGGAAGATGTCGATCTGATGCTTGTTGCCTCGGTCTGGCCTGAACAAATCGGATTTGGTGATGCTGCCTTTCTGGCGCGTGAACTAGGTTTCCAGGGTGCGGCTTGGAATATTGATGCAAGCTGTGGTAGCACTCTAATCGCGTTGCAGACTGCTTATGCTTTGGTTTCGGCAGAACAGTATCACAAGGTACTAGTAGTTATTTCATGTTCTTACTCTCACTTTGTCCCCGAACATGATACCGCCTCATGGTTTCTTAGCGATGGTGCTGGAGCTTTTGTGGTAAGTAAACTTGAATCAAATCAGGGTATTCTTGGTATTAAGACTGTTCATGCTGGTGCGCTGTGCGATCTAATTTACCCTGCAATCGTCAAAGATATACACGGCAACTTGCAGGTTCGTATGCAGGTCAGCAAGGATGCAAACAGATTAACTCGCGAAACGGCTGTAGAGTTTCTCCGCACTTGTTGTGAAGGCGCTATTAATGCAGCAGGTGTGACCCTTGAGCAAATAGACTTTTTTATTTTCAACACACCTACGGCTTGGTTCGCACGCTTTTGTACTAGCGTACTGGGTATTAATCCAGAACGTACAATCGACCTCTATTCACAATATGCAAACATTGGGCCAGTACTGACTGTAGTTAATATGTACCATGCTGTACAGTTAGGAAAAATTGGCGAAAACGACTTAGTTCTTGTTTATGGATTTGGTGCAGCAGGTGCTGCCTCTGCAAGTGTGATGCGTTGGGGCAAAGTAGCGCTAGGTTCTGCTCCTATCCATAAAATAGAATCTGACTTAGCGGTGACAAGTTCTAGAGACAGAAGCAAAGCTTTTTCTTTTTAA
- a CDS encoding energy-coupling factor ABC transporter permease: MHIPDGFVSVPVAGATGLASVAALFIAFGRSQEAFGTRRAPILGLTTAFIFAAQMINFPVAGGTSGHLLGGTLAAVVLGSPWAGTLCIATVLIIQAVLFADGGITALGANILNMGVIGVWVGWVLTETLQRLFGGSKGRLPLAAGIAAGVSVVVAAIACAIELALSGTAPIAIVLPAMTGVHILIGVGEGLITGSVLTYLATARPDLLPGEQHEFRGWSVPVVTIFLIAGVLSLFASAWPDGLEKVAENTGFIDLAEKVRVIVPTPLADYGIEGLGLIGTSIAGLLGAGVCFAVAFGIAKVVKPKNA; the protein is encoded by the coding sequence ATGCATATTCCTGATGGATTTGTTTCTGTTCCCGTGGCAGGCGCTACTGGTTTAGCAAGTGTGGCAGCACTATTTATTGCCTTCGGGCGATCGCAAGAGGCTTTTGGTACTCGTCGTGCGCCCATACTAGGGCTAACCACCGCTTTTATTTTTGCCGCCCAAATGATCAATTTTCCGGTAGCAGGAGGTACTAGTGGTCACTTGTTGGGGGGAACCTTGGCTGCGGTCGTTTTGGGCAGTCCTTGGGCAGGAACATTGTGTATCGCCACAGTTTTAATTATTCAAGCTGTGCTATTTGCCGATGGTGGCATTACAGCTTTGGGCGCAAACATTTTAAACATGGGAGTCATTGGTGTTTGGGTTGGCTGGGTTTTAACCGAAACCTTACAACGACTATTTGGAGGTTCAAAAGGACGCTTACCCTTGGCTGCTGGTATCGCAGCGGGTGTAAGTGTAGTGGTGGCTGCGATCGCTTGTGCCATCGAATTAGCTCTCTCAGGAACTGCACCCATAGCCATAGTTTTACCAGCGATGACTGGTGTGCATATTTTGATTGGCGTTGGGGAAGGACTGATTACCGGAAGTGTGCTGACTTATCTGGCCACCGCCCGGCCAGATTTGTTACCAGGGGAACAGCACGAGTTTCGCGGCTGGTCAGTGCCTGTTGTCACCATTTTCTTGATTGCAGGAGTGCTATCACTCTTTGCCTCAGCATGGCCTGATGGTTTGGAGAAAGTCGCCGAAAACACCGGCTTCATCGACTTAGCCGAGAAAGTACGGGTAATTGTGCCGACTCCCTTAGCTGACTATGGTATTGAGGGTTTGGGGCTAATTGGCACTAGTATCGCTGGACTGCTGGGAGCTGGGGTTTGCTTTGCTGTGGCCTTTGGAATTGCTAAGGTAGTGAAACCGAAGAATGCTTAA
- a CDS encoding SGNH/GDSL hydrolase family protein translates to MKKQILAMGIFILSLIVPLKVSAQNNDEIYVFGDSLSDIGNVFNATGGIIPPSPTYFNGRFSNGPIWVEYLASDLGLKLNLNTNFAYGGATTGSKNIAYC, encoded by the coding sequence GTGAAGAAACAAATTCTTGCAATGGGAATTTTTATTTTATCTCTCATCGTTCCGCTCAAGGTTTCAGCGCAGAATAATGATGAGATTTATGTGTTTGGTGATAGCCTCTCTGATATAGGCAATGTATTCAATGCCACAGGCGGAATCATTCCTCCAAGTCCAACTTACTTTAACGGGCGTTTTTCCAATGGGCCAATTTGGGTAGAATATCTCGCCTCCGATTTAGGATTAAAGTTGAATCTAAACACTAACTTTGCCTATGGTGGTGCAACCACAGGGTCTAAGAATATCGCGTATTGCTA
- a CDS encoding haloacid dehalogenase type II: MNFNQYKALTFDCYGTLIDWENGILGVLKPLLLAHNTNLDDNQILELFAEFEAELEKGDYIKYREVLKGVVQKFGERFDFEPTGDELNLLADSIQNWLPFPDTVKALRALKQKFKLVIISNVDDDLFAFSAKHLQVEFDQIITAEQAKSYKPSLNNFRLAIERIDLPLEQILHVAASVYHDIATAKSLGLSTVWVNRRGNHKGESAVSQPDLEVPDLKTLAVLSSPN, from the coding sequence ATGAACTTCAATCAATATAAGGCTTTAACTTTCGATTGTTATGGAACCCTGATTGATTGGGAGAATGGTATCTTAGGAGTGCTAAAGCCACTTTTGCTGGCACACAACACTAATTTGGATGACAATCAAATTCTAGAACTTTTTGCTGAATTTGAAGCAGAGTTGGAAAAAGGAGATTATATCAAATATCGGGAAGTTTTGAAGGGAGTAGTCCAGAAATTTGGTGAACGATTTGACTTTGAGCCAACTGGTGACGAACTAAATTTACTGGCTGATTCCATTCAAAATTGGTTGCCTTTCCCCGATACAGTTAAGGCACTGAGAGCTTTAAAGCAAAAGTTTAAGCTGGTAATTATCTCAAATGTAGATGACGATCTCTTTGCTTTCTCGGCAAAGCACTTGCAGGTAGAATTTGACCAGATAATCACAGCAGAACAGGCAAAAAGCTACAAACCCTCTTTAAACAACTTTAGACTGGCTATTGAGAGAATTGATTTGCCGCTAGAGCAGATACTACACGTTGCTGCTAGTGTGTATCACGATATTGCTACAGCCAAGTCTTTGGGACTATCAACAGTCTGGGTAAACCGTCGAGGAAATCACAAAGGAGAATCAGCAGTAAGTCAGCCTGATTTAGAAGTGCCTGATTTGAAAACTCTGGCTGTTTTGAGTTCACCGAATTGA
- a CDS encoding ScyA-related TPP-binding enzyme — translation MDIQFQDTQANTTEPLNSTKQLFDSKLSVTFSVAEAVVKILKDMGVQYAFGVSGGAIAPVWAALHQSPIQVLHFRHEAGAAFAAIEAHFASDRPVVIFTTTGPGITNALTGLLAARWEGAKVILVSASTSAPQRGRWACQETSTYTMPSTGIFTSGQIFHYATTLESSDELTEVSRRLVLGLEQPGGFVAHISIPTNIQTSSLKTLLPRVTLSQSLATATEETIAECVRLLSEGPFVIWVGFGARGAAKEIRQLAERTGAAVMCSPRAKGIFPEDHPQFIGVTGFGGHESVFRYMQDYRPLRTLVLGTRLGERTSFLLPIMVPLRGFLHVDIDPEVPGTAYPSAETFAIPSDIKVFVKGLLKHFSQHSVELTKPMLLRPEHSIINPRTHGKVRPVVLMDAIQRLIVEGSDVLVMTEASSSSAWGNYMLRFAKPHRYRNCSGFASMGHITTGVVGAALARGGKAIAIVGDGAMLMNNEISTAVKYQIPVVWIVLNDGHYNMCDRGMAMLGFQGVDAEIPQTNFVNIACGMGADGIRVERETDIEAALEKAMVAIAPFVIDVVIDSTQPAPIESRIWNLITQNSTNYYC, via the coding sequence ATGGATATTCAATTTCAGGATACACAAGCCAATACCACTGAACCATTAAACTCAACTAAACAGCTATTTGATAGCAAGTTATCCGTAACTTTTTCGGTAGCAGAGGCAGTGGTAAAAATCCTGAAAGATATGGGAGTGCAATATGCCTTCGGTGTTTCGGGAGGCGCGATCGCGCCAGTGTGGGCTGCATTACATCAAAGTCCCATCCAGGTGCTGCATTTTCGGCATGAAGCCGGAGCAGCTTTTGCAGCCATTGAGGCGCATTTTGCTAGCGATCGCCCAGTTGTGATATTCACTACCACAGGGCCAGGGATCACTAACGCTTTAACAGGGCTATTAGCTGCCCGTTGGGAGGGTGCTAAGGTGATTCTGGTGTCAGCTTCAACATCAGCACCACAAAGGGGACGTTGGGCTTGCCAAGAAACTAGCACTTACACTATGCCTAGCACAGGTATTTTTACTTCCGGGCAAATATTCCATTATGCAACTACTCTCGAATCCAGTGATGAACTCACAGAGGTTTCTCGAAGGCTTGTTCTTGGGCTAGAACAACCAGGAGGGTTCGTAGCTCATATAAGTATTCCCACAAATATCCAGACAAGTTCACTAAAAACTTTGTTGCCACGAGTCACTCTGTCTCAGAGTCTGGCAACAGCAACTGAAGAAACAATCGCAGAATGTGTCCGGTTACTGTCTGAGGGGCCCTTTGTCATCTGGGTCGGTTTCGGGGCACGGGGTGCTGCAAAAGAAATTCGTCAGCTTGCCGAGAGAACAGGGGCTGCGGTGATGTGTTCACCACGGGCTAAAGGTATTTTTCCTGAAGATCATCCTCAGTTTATCGGTGTCACCGGCTTCGGTGGGCATGAGTCAGTTTTTAGGTATATGCAGGACTACCGACCCTTACGCACTTTAGTTCTGGGAACACGCTTAGGCGAACGCACATCATTCCTGCTCCCCATAATGGTACCCTTGCGAGGCTTTTTACACGTTGACATCGACCCAGAAGTTCCAGGAACTGCATATCCATCTGCTGAAACTTTTGCCATCCCGTCTGACATCAAAGTGTTTGTAAAGGGTCTGTTGAAACACTTTTCGCAGCATTCTGTTGAGTTGACAAAACCGATGCTACTTAGACCTGAACACAGTATAATCAATCCACGTACACACGGGAAAGTTCGTCCCGTAGTGCTTATGGATGCTATTCAAAGACTAATTGTTGAGGGAAGTGATGTATTGGTGATGACCGAGGCCAGCAGTTCCTCTGCTTGGGGAAATTATATGCTGCGGTTTGCCAAGCCACATCGTTACCGAAACTGTAGCGGTTTCGCGTCTATGGGGCATATTACTACTGGCGTTGTCGGTGCGGCACTAGCTCGTGGTGGTAAAGCGATCGCCATTGTTGGTGACGGTGCCATGCTGATGAATAATGAGATCAGCACAGCTGTGAAGTACCAAATTCCAGTTGTCTGGATAGTACTTAATGACGGACACTACAATATGTGCGATCGGGGGATGGCAATGTTGGGCTTCCAAGGTGTAGATGCAGAAATTCCACAGACCAACTTTGTCAATATTGCTTGCGGGATGGGAGCCGATGGTATCCGTGTCGAGAGAGAGACTGACATCGAGGCTGCTCTAGAAAAAGCAATGGTGGCGATCGCTCCGTTCGTGATTGATGTGGTCATTGACTCTACTCAGCCTGCGCCAATTGAAAGTCGTATTTGGAATTTAATTACCCAGAACAGTACAAATTATTACTGTTAA
- a CDS encoding DUF4278 domain-containing protein, with amino-acid sequence MKLYYRGLSYEYGPNKVGSKKTQQPFRPTPQIGPAYNLMYRGINYCVDPNSKSAETPLAPVAHKLSFRGITYFVNKTPLGEVSIVSQPATTLKVEALPISKELRLEQ; translated from the coding sequence ATGAAACTTTACTATCGTGGTCTGAGCTATGAATATGGCCCCAACAAAGTTGGCAGTAAAAAAACACAGCAGCCGTTTCGACCAACTCCTCAAATCGGGCCTGCTTATAATCTGATGTACCGTGGCATTAACTATTGTGTTGATCCAAATTCCAAATCAGCGGAAACTCCTCTAGCACCAGTAGCCCATAAATTGAGCTTTAGGGGAATCACCTATTTTGTAAATAAAACTCCACTAGGAGAAGTTAGCATAGTCTCTCAACCAGCAACTACTTTAAAAGTTGAGGCACTGCCGATTTCTAAGGAATTAAGGCTTGAACAATAA
- a CDS encoding energy-coupling factor ABC transporter ATP-binding protein has translation MKSLTSNPQTSTSNPNTAVVEVENLVYAYSRQEPVLQEISFTLKKGDRVALMGATGSGKSTLLENLIGLKQPQSGKIAISGIPVEPQTWPQVRRQIGFSFQDANDQLFMPTILEDITFGPRNYGMSPAEASDRARQLLADFGLEAYANRSAHELSGGQRRLAALASILALEPTILILDEPTNGLDPAWRRHLAQVLLKLPIQVMLIASHDLHWLGRVTQRALVLSAGRIQIDSDIQPLLQDGATLDQLGLPIDW, from the coding sequence TTGAAATCATTAACTTCCAATCCCCAAACATCAACCAGTAACCCCAACACAGCCGTGGTTGAGGTTGAAAACCTGGTGTATGCATATTCCCGCCAAGAGCCAGTATTACAAGAAATTTCTTTTACCTTGAAGAAAGGCGATCGCGTGGCATTGATGGGAGCAACAGGTTCTGGAAAAAGCACCTTGCTAGAGAACCTAATCGGCTTAAAACAACCGCAATCTGGGAAAATTGCCATTAGTGGCATTCCCGTAGAACCGCAAACTTGGCCCCAAGTGCGTCGTCAAATTGGCTTTAGCTTCCAAGATGCCAACGACCAACTATTTATGCCCACCATCCTGGAAGATATTACTTTCGGCCCACGTAACTATGGGATGTCACCAGCAGAGGCTAGCGATCGCGCCCGACAATTATTAGCTGATTTTGGTCTAGAAGCCTATGCTAATCGTTCCGCCCACGAACTTTCTGGTGGACAAAGACGCCTAGCCGCTCTAGCCTCAATTTTAGCCCTAGAACCGACAATTCTAATTTTGGATGAGCCAACTAACGGTCTTGATCCAGCATGGCGGCGACATTTGGCGCAGGTATTGTTAAAGTTACCCATACAGGTGATGTTAATTGCCTCTCATGACCTACATTGGTTGGGCAGAGTTACGCAACGTGCGTTGGTACTGTCTGCTGGCCGCATTCAAATAGACAGCGATATTCAGCCACTTTTGCAAGATGGTGCGACTTTAGACCAGTTGGGTTTGCCGATAGATTGGTAA
- the mltA gene encoding murein transglycosylase A: MRKTLALLSLSLGIAVVNPIWSAVAQVPILLPLPIPTTPEITPPLRPIAIGSDCTLQQNCLGWDDQIWDQRGKRGDRKALLASIDNSLLYLTKKEAIAAYQNYPMKEITLDRVRRSLLRFRQLVLSSKSAAQLQAAVRREFIFYQSVGNDGNGTVKFTAYYEPVYTASRVRTAIYKYPLYRLPPDFSQWSKPHPKRIDLEGKDGLQGNKSKLRGLELLWFRDRLDAYMVHIQGSAQIKLTNGKTTSVGYAGGTDYPWTSIGKELAKDGKLPLAGLTMPRLISYFRGKPQELSNYLPRWERFIFFQETSGRPATGSIHVPVTAERSIATDKSLMPPGALALIYNSFPYPASGGKLERRTVSRFVLDQDTGSAIKGPGRVDYFMGSGKLAGDRAGITGGNGSLYYLLLKE, encoded by the coding sequence ATGAGAAAAACCCTTGCTTTGCTTTCCTTAAGTCTGGGAATTGCCGTTGTAAATCCTATTTGGTCGGCTGTTGCTCAGGTTCCTATTTTACTGCCCCTGCCAATACCGACTACTCCTGAGATAACGCCACCGCTAAGACCAATCGCTATCGGCAGCGATTGTACGCTTCAGCAGAATTGTTTGGGATGGGATGACCAAATTTGGGATCAAAGGGGTAAAAGAGGCGATCGCAAGGCGCTGTTGGCTTCCATTGATAACAGTCTGCTTTATCTAACAAAAAAAGAGGCGATCGCAGCATATCAAAATTATCCGATGAAGGAAATTACCCTTGATCGCGTCCGTCGGAGTTTGCTACGTTTCCGCCAACTGGTTCTCAGTTCTAAGTCAGCAGCGCAATTACAAGCGGCTGTCCGCCGAGAGTTTATCTTTTACCAGTCTGTAGGCAACGATGGTAACGGTACTGTTAAGTTCACTGCTTACTACGAACCTGTTTACACCGCTAGCCGTGTCAGAACTGCAATATATAAATATCCTCTTTATCGGCTACCACCTGATTTCAGCCAATGGTCAAAACCCCACCCAAAACGAATTGATTTGGAAGGGAAGGATGGTTTACAAGGGAATAAGAGCAAATTGCGCGGTTTAGAACTGCTTTGGTTCCGCGATCGCTTAGACGCATACATGGTACATATCCAAGGTTCTGCCCAAATCAAATTAACTAATGGCAAAACAACATCAGTTGGCTACGCAGGTGGAACTGATTACCCCTGGACTAGTATCGGTAAAGAACTAGCGAAAGATGGCAAACTTCCACTAGCAGGATTGACAATGCCACGTCTAATTAGTTATTTCCGGGGAAAGCCGCAAGAGTTGAGCAATTATCTGCCACGCTGGGAACGATTTATTTTCTTCCAAGAAACAAGCGGTAGACCAGCTACTGGTAGTATTCATGTGCCAGTAACAGCAGAACGTTCCATTGCTACAGATAAGTCTCTCATGCCACCGGGAGCGCTAGCGCTGATTTATAACTCATTTCCCTATCCTGCCAGTGGTGGCAAACTAGAGAGGCGTACTGTCAGCCGCTTTGTGCTTGATCAAGACACAGGAAGCGCCATCAAAGGCCCGGGCCGGGTGGATTATTTCATGGGGTCTGGTAAACTAGCAGGCGATCGCGCTGGCATCACAGGTGGTAATGGTTCACTATATTATTTGCTGCTTAAGGAATAG
- a CDS encoding DUF5895 domain-containing protein, with amino-acid sequence MKASANFDFEDEKFNAPPSQVIPWCQMINPRYGTDGIQSHGLAIKLDNANAVGFVPDDNWQQVEHEFTSGVETVFITPTPRLVIVRRGPLSVKDRESGLKLGTLKENYDAFLADKLKFKTFTRYLIFIVGENQKFLHESPLQLTLNGAAGASFSKTYCEYQQGKVASGFVAELEKTYAIYRKQPLTPKGPLFHAHGIFCPIIECEERGIEPNTVLVASTVDYKHPTVGTLTQYLIASDSLESAMICKTFEEYKDFGKEPVKSETPKLAMAGVSNSYVYADEDDFAYPPY; translated from the coding sequence ATGAAAGCATCTGCTAATTTCGACTTTGAAGACGAGAAATTCAATGCACCGCCTTCTCAAGTCATACCCTGGTGTCAGATGATTAATCCTCGGTATGGCACAGATGGGATACAATCACACGGTTTGGCAATTAAGCTAGATAATGCTAATGCCGTCGGCTTTGTGCCGGATGATAATTGGCAGCAAGTGGAGCATGAATTTACCTCTGGAGTCGAAACAGTCTTTATTACCCCTACTCCACGCTTGGTTATAGTGCGTCGGGGGCCATTGTCTGTTAAAGACCGGGAAAGTGGTCTTAAACTTGGTACGCTCAAAGAGAATTATGATGCTTTTTTAGCCGACAAACTTAAATTTAAAACCTTTACTCGCTATCTAATTTTTATAGTGGGTGAAAATCAAAAGTTTTTACATGAATCACCACTACAACTAACACTTAATGGTGCTGCCGGAGCGAGTTTCAGCAAAACCTACTGCGAATATCAACAAGGCAAAGTAGCTAGTGGATTTGTCGCTGAACTAGAAAAAACTTATGCTATTTACCGCAAGCAACCTTTGACACCAAAAGGGCCATTGTTCCACGCTCACGGGATTTTTTGCCCGATTATTGAGTGTGAAGAAAGAGGGATTGAACCAAATACAGTTCTGGTAGCTTCAACCGTAGACTATAAACATCCCACAGTAGGGACTTTAACGCAATATTTAATTGCTTCCGATTCTCTTGAGTCTGCAATGATTTGCAAGACTTTTGAAGAATACAAAGATTTTGGCAAGGAACCTGTAAAATCAGAAACGCCTAAATTGGCAATGGCAGGAGTTTCCAACTCTTACGTTTATGCTGATGAAGATGATTTTGCTTATCCACCGTATTAG
- a CDS encoding energy-coupling factor transporter transmembrane component T family protein — protein MLKLSLPLRLQLSLVIVVGAALLKHHAWYGLSVYAAIALLWACFLRVPIRQLGGLLGTELIFLSLLALPLGWERASFLLVRSLVCLVTMNSFLLTLPPHSFGIALKSLPVPAPLKENLLLAGQYMEILLSEVTRMRRSAQLRGLNGTGGWLRYASAAMIGALYLRSLDRAERVYAAMVTRGYNGQLPIDSSFRPKERFALLLAWAIAAVVTLTSYKY, from the coding sequence ATGCTTAAACTTTCCTTGCCGTTACGCTTGCAACTGTCTCTCGTAATTGTGGTGGGGGCAGCTTTATTAAAGCATCATGCTTGGTATGGACTAAGTGTATATGCCGCGATCGCCCTTTTATGGGCTTGCTTCTTGCGTGTACCAATTCGCCAATTAGGAGGATTACTCGGTACAGAATTGATTTTTTTGTCATTGCTAGCATTGCCCTTGGGATGGGAACGAGCCAGTTTTTTGCTAGTTCGTTCGCTGGTTTGTCTGGTTACTATGAATAGTTTTTTGTTAACCTTACCGCCCCACAGTTTCGGCATCGCCCTCAAAAGCTTACCCGTACCAGCACCTTTAAAAGAAAACTTGTTGTTAGCTGGACAATATATGGAAATTTTGCTCTCAGAAGTAACGCGGATGCGACGCAGCGCTCAATTACGCGGTCTGAATGGAACAGGGGGATGGTTGCGCTATGCCAGTGCTGCCATGATTGGAGCTTTGTATCTCCGTAGTCTAGATCGGGCAGAGCGAGTTTATGCGGCAATGGTAACTCGTGGTTACAACGGACAATTGCCCATAGATTCTAGCTTCAGACCAAAAGAACGTTTTGCCCTATTACTAGCTTGGGCGATCGCAGCTGTTGTTACCCTAACTTCTTACAAATATTGA
- a CDS encoding DUF1361 domain-containing protein, translating into MKEELIARVVQVLQINMKWMTWNLFLAFIPLALSVWLFRFKRGGSWLWWLGFLVFYAFLPNAPYLLTDVIHLIDDIRTIQSVWMITLVLIPVYLLVILGGFEAYVISLINWGHYLHRIGKSQWIWRVELITHFLCAVGVYWGRFLRFNSWDFITQPDAVLTKGVEEILGKQPLVIIAITFVVLAGLYWIMKRVTLGLSRPDSKIGINSGSANSNTPNI; encoded by the coding sequence ATGAAAGAAGAATTGATAGCCAGAGTTGTACAGGTCTTGCAAATTAATATGAAATGGATGACTTGGAATTTATTTCTGGCTTTTATACCTTTAGCTTTGAGTGTATGGCTATTTCGCTTTAAGCGTGGTGGCTCTTGGCTTTGGTGGCTAGGATTTTTAGTTTTCTATGCTTTCTTACCAAACGCACCATATTTGTTGACCGATGTAATTCACTTGATAGATGATATCCGTACCATTCAATCAGTATGGATGATTACTCTGGTACTCATTCCGGTGTATTTGTTAGTAATTCTCGGTGGATTTGAAGCTTATGTAATATCCTTAATTAATTGGGGTCACTACTTACATCGCATTGGTAAAAGCCAATGGATTTGGCGCGTTGAGTTGATTACACATTTTCTCTGTGCTGTTGGTGTATATTGGGGACGATTTTTGCGCTTCAACAGTTGGGATTTTATCACTCAACCTGATGCTGTACTAACCAAAGGGGTAGAAGAAATTCTTGGTAAACAGCCCCTAGTGATTATTGCTATCACCTTTGTGGTACTTGCCGGTTTGTACTGGATTATGAAACGAGTAACTTTAGGTCTGAGCCGACCAGACAGTAAAATAGGTATAAACTCAGGAAGCGCAAACTCTAATACGCCAAATATTTGA